The Sphingobium sp. TKS genomic interval ATGGAAAAGGCCCTCTAAATGGCCGTCATCCCCTAGCGTAGTGCTCCTGACCCTTTCGGGAAGGAGCCTTGTCGCGTCCAAAATAAGGAGTCCTTCAATATGCGCATGCTTGCCGCTGCCCTGATCGCTGCCGCTGTTCTTCCTACTTCAGCCTATGCCGGCACCGCCACAGGCACCTTCAAGGTTCAGACCAACGTGGTTGCGTCCTGCAAGCTGACGCCGCAGGACATCAATCTTGGCAGCTACGATCCGACCAGCGAGGAAGCTTTGTCGGGAAGCGGCGTCGTGAGCGTCATGTGCACCAAGGGGACGACGCCCATCCTTTCCTATGATGGCGCCAACGGACAGGGCCAGACCCAATATATGGTCGGCACGTCAACCAGCAGCAAGCTGAGCTACAATCTTTATTCCGACAGCAACCACAGCACCAATCTGGTCGGCCAGAACACAACGCTGCAAACGAGCGATGGAAGCACTGCCCAGACCATGGCCGTCTATGCGAAGGTCGCAGGAGGCCAGAATGTGCCGGCCGACAGCTATGTCGATACGGTAACGGTCACGGCGACTTTCTAAGGCTATGCAGGAGCAGAGCGTTAAGCGGCTTTCGCTCCTGGGCATGGTAGTCGCCGGCATGGTGGCTGCCATGCCGGCACGGGCTCAGGAACTGGGCATCAGCCCGGTCCGCGTCGAGATGATGGGCGACGCGCGCGCGGCGACGCTAACGGTCCGCAATACCAGTGATGCGCCGGTCAACCTGCAGGTTCGGGCGATGGACTGGCAGCAGGTCGAGGGGGCCGAGCGTTTCAAGCCCACCGAGATGCTGATGGCGAGCCCGCCCATCACTTCCCTTGGCCCAGGCGAAACACAGGTCGTCCGCCTGGTGGCTGATGGGCTGCCGCCGACCGCCGTTGAAAAAGCCTTTCGCCTCGTGCTCGACCAGATTCCGTCGGTCGCGCCGCTTGAGGGCGCGGGCATGCGCATTCAGTTGCGGGTTCTCGTCCCGGTATTCGTGCTGCCCAAGGGCAATCTTCGTCCGATGCTGCACTGGAGCGCGAGACGGGAGGGGGAGAGTTTGATCCTGACTGTCGTGAATGACGGCGCCCGGCATGACCGTCTGCTCAATCTGAAGGTCACGACCGGTGCCGGTGTCCCGATCGCGATTCCTTCGACCAACACAGGCTACGTCCTGAGCGGTGGAAGCCAGAGCTGGACAGTGCGTACGGCTCTTGCAGGCATCCGGTCCTTGAGGATTTCCGGCGATGGCGAGTTCGGCGGGATCAGCGCCGATGTGCCGATCGTGCCTTGATCATCGGCGATATTCCCGTTGGGGTTTGTTGCTTTTGTCCTTCATGGGCGTCGGCGTCACCGCGGCAGGAGCCCTCGCAATGCCGAAAGGTCCGCCCTTATCCGCCACGGCTCGGTCGGGTGACATGATTTCCCTTCTGCTGGAGATCCGGGTGAATGGCTGGACCGCGCCGGTGATCGGGCATTTCCGCCAGCAGGGTGCGCGGCTGGCGATACGCGCGGACCAGTTCGAGGACTCAGGCTTTCGCCGCAACGGGGCGATGATCTCAACGATAGGCGACGGGGAGTGGATCTGGCTTGATCGCCTGGCTGGTGTTTCCTGGGTGGTCGACGCCCATGCGCAGAGCATCGAGATTACTGCGCCTCCCTCGCTGCTGAGGGAAGCTGCATATAGCCTTGATACCCGACGTCCGGTGCAGAGCCGGTCAGACTGGGGCGCCATGCTGTCCTACGATCTCTATGGCCAATGGTCGCCAGGATCGAGCGGTCTTTATGCCCCCGGGCTCTCGGCCAATCTCGACGCCAGGATCTTCTCTCCGCATTTCACCGCCGCAAGCTCGGGTCTTTTGAACCTGCGAGACAGGGGCCGTTATGTCCGCCTGGATAGCAGCATCGTGTTCGACAAGGTGAACAGTAGCGAGAGCCTGCGGCTGGGCGATGGCTACACGGCCGGTCCGGGATGGGTACGCACGCTTCGCTTTGGAGGCATCCAGTGGGCGCGCAACTTCAGCCTTCGTCCTGATATCGTGACCGCACCGGTTGCCCGGCTGAGCCGGGAAGTGGCGGTGCCCTCAACACTCGATCTGTTCGTCAACGGGATACGCAGCTATTCGCGTGGGGTGAACCCGGGCACCGTGCGACTGGACGACCTGCCTGTCGCAACCGGTTCGAACAGGGTCCAGATGATCCTGACCGACGAGTCTGGAAGGCGAACCGAGGTCTCGCTCCCCTTCTACTCCTCCAGCCGGCTCCTCGCCGCGGGCATGACCGATTTCAATATCGAGGCGGGCTTTCCAAGACTGTCCTACGGGGACAGGAGCAACGATTATGGGCGGTTCTTCGCGTCGGGTTCGGTCAGCAGGGGAATGAGCGATCGCCTGACCCTGCGCGCCTATGCGGCCGGCGCGCGCGGATATGGCGGCGGAGGCGTAGGCGCGACGGTGCAGGTCGGCGTCCTGGGTCTTGTCGATGGGGCGTTGCTCGCGAGTGGGGGGCACGCGGGCACCGGCCTGGGCTATCATATCGGGATTGAGCATGTGGGACGCAGCTTCAGCCTGTCGGGTGGCTATACGCATGGCGGCAGGCGCTATCGGGACCTGGCCCAGACGTTCGACGCTCCCGCCTTTGTGGATCAGGCGAGGGCATCGATGGGGCTTGGCCTGGGCGATGCGGGCAACCTCAACCTTGCTTATGTCTGGACCCGCAGGACCGGCGAAGCCGCGAGCGGCATCGCGTCAGCGACCTACCGTGTCGAGGTGGGACGCCGGCATGGGATCGGCCTGTCCCTGTCGGGCTACGCTGACACCCGCCAAAAAGGGTGGGGCGCGCTTCTGTCCCTCTCCTTCCGCTTCGGGCGCCATGGCCAGGTCTATAGTCAGCAGAGCTGGCGCGAGGGGCGGCTGGAGAGCAGCGTCCAGGTCAATGGCCAGAGTGGCGACCAGCGGTTCAACTGGCAGATAGAAGGCAGCCGGGGCCGCAGCGACGCTCTGGCCTTGCAGGGAAACTGGCGCGGGTCTGCGCTGGGGCTCTATGGGCGGATCGATCATATCGGTGGAATGACCGGTGTTCAGGGCGATTTGCGGCAATCGCTGATCGTCATGGACGATCGTCTCTTTGTGAGCCGGATAGTGGATAACGGCTTCACGGTCGTTGATGTATCTGGCCAGCAAGGGGTGCGTGTGTCGCTCGAGAACCGTCTGGTGGGGCAAACCGATGCGACCGGCCGCCTTCTTGTGCCGGGATTGCAGCCCTATGTGGGGAACCGGATCGCCGTTAACCCACTGGACCTGCCGGCCAATGCCGAGATCAGGCAAACCGAGCAGCTTGTCGCGCCCCGCGCGGGCGGGGGGCTGGTGACGCGCTTTGCCGTCAGGGAAGAACGATCCGCTCTGGTGACACTGGTGACTGGGCAAGGCGTGCATCCGCCGGCAGGGTCGAGTGTAACTCTGGAAAACCATGAGAACGCCATGGTGCTGGGTTATGATGGCAAGGCCTATGTCCGGGGTATCGGTCCAGGACAAAACCGGTTGAAGGTCGCATGGCCGGAGGGCGCCTGCGTGGCGATCTTCGATGCGCCTCCTCGATCGCGTGACAAGATACCCCAGATTGGACCCTTGATATGCGCGCCTTGAAGTCAGTCGTTCTGGGCCTTGCGTGCCTTCCACTCGAGGCACCGGCCCAGGCAGGCGCTTCTGAAGGGATGACCGCTTCCTGCCATGTCGTGGTTTCCTCGCTTGTGTTTCCGCCCTATGATGGGGCGGCACATGGCCGCAGCAGCGCCATTGGCACGATCCAGATCGATTGCCCGCCTGATGTGGAACCATCCAATCCGCGTATTTCACTCTCGCCGGGAGGTTCAGGCCGTTTTGCCGAGCGGCAGATGACGTCTGGCAAAGAGAGTCTGCGCTATAATCTTTATCTTGGACCAAGCCATCTTCGCGTCATCGGGGATGGAAGCGGAGGAAGCGAAGCGATGACAGCGGCAAGCGCCCACTCGCCGAGCCGGGCCGTTTTCACCATCTATGGCAGGATCCTGGCCGGGCAGGCGGTCAGTCCAGGACAATATTCCGACGATCTGACGATCCAGATGGAATTCTAAAGCTTGGTTTGAGTTCGAACGGATCAAAAAGGCCAGATGAATTCCGGCTTCAGCCGCCGCTCCACGCAGAGATTGGCGCCCAGGAGGCGGGATCAACACGAAATGCTGCAGACGGGGAAAATGAATTTGGGCATCGGCGACGTGATCGCCAAGGTGCACAGGGGACAGTGGCAAACCGTTGGTCCCCGTACGTCCTGACAGGGGCATGTGGTCGAGGCGAGTATTGCGCTTGAAATGAAGCTGGCATGGATCTGGTGCGGTGCCCACGACGTCGGGTGGGATTTCGAGCGAACGGATGGCCTCAGGCTGGAGGTCAAGCAATCAGCGACGCTGCCATCCTGGCCTGGGGTAAACGAAACGGCGCCCTGTAGCGCTGTACCGTTCCGGCCGATGGGACATAATGCTGGCGAGGGGACCACGGCGTGCTAAGGGCCGTCCCATGAGACGGAGGCAATTCGATCGCGAAACGCGGCGACAGCAACAACAGTGGCGAGCCATGAAACGCCGGCGTCAAAAGCGGTCCGCCCGGATGGATCTCCGGACGGTCCTTGCCGGCGCCTTCATCATATGCCTGGCTGCGCTTCTGGGCTTGTACTGGCCCTCCGCCGGGCGGAAGTCCGAGGCTGCCGCGGCCATGCCGGACAGCGCTGGGGGGTTCGCTTGCCAGGTGAGCGCGATCACCGATGGCGATACCCTGCGATGTGCGGACGGCACTCGCATCAGGCTCCACGCGGTCGCCGCGCGTGAGAAGGATGAAAGCTGTTCACCAGGCCATCCCTGTCCGGCAGCATCAGGCGCCGCCGCAACGGCTGAGCTGACCGAACTTGCCGCGGGACAGCGGCTTCAATGCCGTGCAACGGGCAGGAGCTATAATCGGGTCACAGCGATCTGTCGCAATGAGAGCGGGGTCGAGATCAATTGCGCCATGGTCCAAAGCGGGACGACCGCCCTGTGGCCGCGCTACAATGAGCAGATGCCTATTTGTGATCGCAGCTGATGGCTCTTGCCGCTGGATCGGTATCGGCCAGATTGGTCTCCTTCAACCCATATTTTTCGTCAGGTTTGTGGCATGGGCGACAGACCTTTTCTTGACAGGCCGGAAACGGGCCACGCCGCGATGATGCAGTCTGTGTCACATAGAGGCACACTGCCGAAGGATTGAGCGCTGCGGGTCGATGCAACGGCTATGGAGAGTTCGGAAAGGAGTCCATCCCCGAATCACCGAATTGCGGGATCCGATTCCTTCGCATTATCTATCGATTCCTCGACAAACCATTGGACTCCGGTACGAATGCTGGTTAAGGCACGCGCAACCCAGCCGCATCGTCCCAACGAAGGCGCGACTGGGTTTTTAAAAGTCCGGCCATGACCCTTTTGGCTGGCTCTTCTGTCCCGGCGCCTGCCGCCTGAGGCGGCGCGACATGACATGGCGCCGGGACTTTTTACGATCGCACGATATTGCCATGCCGGCGCTGGGCGTTCCCCTCATGACCGGTAGCGATCATGATGCGCAGGTAGTGGCACAGCCCTCCTGCATCGCACTGCCGGCAATACAGGCCGTTGCCCGATCAGGTGCTTGGGGCAGACCTGAAATCACATCTTGGCAGTGCCATCCAGCCGACGCCGCGATCCCCCCCTCTTGGGCTTCTCTGCTGCGAGTTCAACCGGTACCTCGCGCTTGGAGGGGCGCTTGGCAGTCACTGCCTTTGGGCGCAGGCCGAGGCCTATCTGGGGTCATTTGCGGGAGGGGGCGAAATCCGGCTCTGTTGCAAAGATTGGCGGCAGTCAGAGGTAGGCTGTCGCTCTGCGCCGATCAGGCGGCTGCTGCGAAATGGTGGTTGAGCATGCCCATGGCCTCCGTCAGCGCCGAGGGCCCAATGCCAAAAGCTCTCTCCACAAGGCGCACCTCGCCCCTGATGCCGGGCTGCAGGCACCAGGGGCGAGCCTGTCCTTTGCGCAGGGCTCGCATGACTTCGAATCCCTTGATCGTGGCATAGGCCGTGGGGATCGATTTGAAACCGCGCACCGGCTTGATCAGTATCTTGAGCTTTCCGTGATCGGCCTCGATCACGTTATTGAGATACTTCACCTGCCGGTGGGCCGTCTCCCGGTCCAGCTTTCCTTCGCGCTTCAATTCGGTGATCGCTGCACCATAGCTCGGCGCTTTGTCGGTATTGAGCGTGGCAGGCTTTTCCCAGTGCTTCAGGCCTCGCAGGGCCTTGCCCAGGAACCGCTTCGCTGCCTTGGCGCTGCGGGTCGGCGACAGGTAGAAATCGATCGTGTCGCCCCGCTTGTCGACTGCCCGGTACAGGTAGGTCCACTTGCCCCGCACCTTGACGTAGGTTTCATCCAGGCGCCAGCTCGGATCAAAGCCACGCCGCCAGAACCAGCGCAGCCGCTTCTCCATCTCCGGGGCGTAGCACTGGACCCAGCGATAGATCGTCGTATGGTCGACCGAAATGCCGCGTTCCGCCAGCATTTCCTCAAGGTCGCGATAGCTGATCGGATAGCGACAATACCAGCGCACCGCCCACAGGATCACATCACCCTGGAAATGGCGCCACTTGAAATCCGTCATCGTTCCGTCCGTCCAATCTCCGCCAAGCATGCTCAAGCTTCACGATTTTTGCAACAGAGCCCTCACCGGCAAGGGCGCGCAGATCGACACCACCACACCATCAGGCCGCATGGTGTTCGGCATTTTCGCCACCCTGGCGGAATTCGAGCGGGATATGATCCGCGAGCGCACCATGGCGGGCCTCGCCGCTGCCCGCGTGCGGGGACGCAAGGGAGGTCGAAAATTTGCGCTCTCCAAGGCGCAGGTGCGTCTCGCACAGGCCGCCATGGCCCAGCGCGACACCTCCGTCTCCGATCTATGCAAGGAACTCGGGATCGAGCGCGTCACGCTCTACCGATACGTCGGCCCCAAAGGTGAACTCAGGGATTATGGCAAGCGCGTCCTCGGCTTAGCGTAGGATTTCGCCCCCTCCCGCAAATGACCCCCATACGGGCCTTCGATCAGCTATGATAATGAGGCTTCGTATGTGGTCATCACATGCACCGGGTCCGCCGGGCTGTTAACCGGTGGACCCACTTACTCCAAATTGATCTTGGTAGCGGGAAGGAAAGGCAACAAGCGCCCGCCGCGCTTCCACGACGCAGCGGGCGCTTGGGTCGCCCTAAGTGCATAAGGCGTTCCAAGACCCTGGCGACCGGAGGTCATTTTACTGATCTCGCGCGCCTGTCGCCAGAATATATCCAGAATATATTCGGATATATTCTACGCCGTCATTTTACGCCTGATCGAAGCTGCCCGCGAACTCGCGCTGGTCGTAATATCGGATTTTCTGGACCCGGAGAGGGTCCTTGCCCTGGATCAATAGCAACTGCTCGTCCGGCCCCATCCGCATGATTTCGTCAGGGTTCATGAGGTTGCGCGCGCTGACCTGGGTGCTGATCGAGCGGGTATGCTTGGCCCGCTCAAAAATGCTGCCATGCGTCTCGGAATACCCCGCCGTGCGAAATTCGAGGGTTTCCTGTCCCATCGACTTGGACAGCAGCTCGGCGGTCGCGTGGTCGTTCACCCCGAACGCCTGCAACACCCCGGCATTCGACAGGAAGGTGCCCGCGCGCTCGCCATAGAGGGCGCGCAACTGGTGCATATCCTGCAGGATGGGCCAGAGCTGCAGCCCGTATCCGGCCATCAGCCCCATGGCGCGCTCGACGGGTTCGAGCCTGCCCAGGGCGGCGAACTCATCGAGCAGGAAAAGGACGGGCCGCGCCGGTTTGACTGCCGAGCGGGCCATGTCGGTCAGTGCCTGAGCGATCAGCAGGCGCAGCCAGCGCGAATAGGCATCGAGACGATCGGGGGGCAGACAGAGAAACACCGTGGAAACCCCCTCTTTCAACCCTGCAAAGGTGAAGTCAGAGGCCGATGTGCTGGCGACGATGCGGGGGCTGTCGAGAAAATGGGTATGGCGCTGGGCCGAGGACAACACCCCTGCGGCTTCGCGATCGGACTTGCCGAGGTGGCGGTTGGCGGCGCGGGCTATGAGGCCGCCGGCGCCGTGGCTGTCCTGCATGCGGGCGAGCAGATCGGCAAAATCCTTGGGTGCGAGCGTGAGATAGTCGCGCACCGTCGCCAGGGTGCGGCGCTCGCGATCCTCGTGGACCACGCCATAGAGGATCAGGCCCGCGATCAGCGCCTTGGCTTCCTCGTTCCAATGCGCCTCGCCGCCTTGCCCTGCGGAATCGTGGACCAGAGCATCGGCCAGCGTCATGGCGTCTTCAGCCAGATCGAGGCTTTCCGGGTCTAGCCGGTCGAGCGGATTATAGCGGGCGGCGGGTTGCCCGGAGACGCCGAAGGGATCGAGGCACCAGACCTTGCCCTTGGTGGCGCGGGTGCGGGCGGTGACGCGGGCGTTCTCGCCCTTAGGGTCGATGCAGATCACCGAGCGGTCGATGGTCAGCAGATTGGGAATGATGGTGCCTACGCCCTTGCCGCTGCGCGTAGGGGCCATGGTCAGGAGATGGGCGGGGCCGTCATAGCGCAGCAGCTTGCCGGTTCTGAAGGATCGACCAATCAGGAGATCGCCCTTGTTGCTCGCAAGGGCGCGCACGTCATCGATTCCACCGAAGGCGGCCGAGCCGAGCAGCGCGTTGCGGCGACCCTTGAAACCATATTTCCAGACCAGCACGAGGAAGACAACGAGCGCCACCCAGGCGATGGTGCTGGCGATCGAGGTCGGCATCACCTTTTCGAGCAGCCAGGCCGTGCCGAACAGGACGGCAAAGGCTCCGCCGGCAGCAAGGATACAGCCTGCGTTGCCCTCTTCTCCGACAACCGGCCCACTCATTTTTGCGGGTCCAGAGGGCGGGTGAACCAGATGAGGCGCAGCCAAGGGACGGGCTGGCCGGGGCGGCCTTCCCCGATCAGAGTCATATGACTGGCCACGCCATGTAGATCAGGCAGGGAGGCCATGCCCCCGAACCGGAAAGGGAGGTTCGCTAGGACGGTGTGTGCAGTGTCGTTGAAACCGATGATCTGGGTGCGCTGGTCGTTGCCTTCCGCGACCCACAGGCCAACCCAGTCATAATTCTTGCGGCTAACCTTTTGCGCGGTGACGAAACGAAATCCGGCGATCGTAGGGGTGCGATCGGGGCGGGGCGGGACATAGCCCTCGACATAGCCGCTCTTGCCGATACGCCCATTGGAGACGGCGACGATTCCGCTTTTGCCATATTGGCGATCCCAGGTGATCCAGCATCCCGACGAGCGGGAATGCACCGGGCCGGGGGATTGATCGAAGTCGGCAAAGCGCGGATCGTCCGATTGGAGCATCAGCCCCCAACCGTAGCGCAATTGTCCAATGCGCCCCTCTCCGGGGGCAGGCCATCCGGTGTCCGTGCGGTAATGGCCGCCCAGTGCCTCGACGGGCAGGGGCGTGGAGGTAATGGCGACAGCGTTGGAGGGTGCATCCGTCACCGGACAGGCGGGGGGCGTGTCGGCGGCGCTGGCGGGACCAGCGACCAGACAAGCGGCGGCACCAGCCAACAGGATCGCGCCGGAGCGGCGCAAGGATAGGGTCAGGCTCATTGTTCCTCCCGTCCACGTTCGAGGTTCTTCAGGCGAGCGAGCGGCGTGATCGGCAGCGCCGGGTCGGCGTCAGGATGATCGAGCAGCTTGAGGACGATGGCCGTGGCGAGGGGAGGGGGCACGGCTTCGGCGCGCAGCATTTCGAACAGGGCCTGTTCGCCGATGGTGAGGTCCATGCCTTCGATCGTGAGATTGGCGCGGGCCTCGGCATCGGCTTCGCGCCACATTGCGACTTCGGCGGGGGTGCCGCGCACATAATCGAGCGTGCGGACCTGGTTGCGGATCGTTTCGATATCGAGGCTGTTCATTGATGGTCCTTCCCGGTGCTATGGCGGTGCAGATAATCGAGGGCTTCGCGGGCGGACTGTTCGCTCGGAAAGAGAAGATCGAGCCAGCTCTGGCTTTTTTCTGACCAGAGGCCCCATGCGCTTTCGAGTTTCTTGTCGGGGCGTTTCATGACGCGGTAATCGTCCAGCCTCATTGCGAGTCCTCCTGCTCCTCCGCTTCCGCGTCGAATGCGCGACGCCCACGCCGCTTCCAGAGCACCAGCAGATCGCCGGCTTTATCCTCCCGCACACGTCCAGCCAGTTCGAGCATCGCGCCATAGAGGGTGGCGCGATCGTCGTCGGCCAGTTCGACGAGGCCGGCTTTCTGGACGAGGCCGCCCAACTCTATGAGATGGCGCGTGCGCTCGCGTCGGGCCATGACCCATCCTCTCGTATCAGCGCGACGCGCGGCGTCTTCAAGCCTGTTCCTCGCTTGCGCCAGTTTGCTTGCCGCCTTCGCCGTCGCAGCCAGTGCGTCGCCAAGCCTTGCGCCCGCGCCCCTGAAAGAAGGCCGCGCCCCGCGAGCGCCACGCCTCCTTTTCTTCCGCGTTAGCCGATCCCACGGCGGCGAGCAGCACGCCCGCCAGCATGTCGGGATCGAGCGCATCTGCCCCGGTGGACGTGACCAGCTCGCCTAGTTGCTGCACCTTCTTCGCCTTGAGCGCGCGGGCCTTGTCGCCCAGCGCCTTCAACTCGGCGTCATAGTCGCGGACCTTGCGCATATTCTCTCCCTCGCGCCCATGATCGGGAGCCGCAGCGTAGCACGATCGCAGGCACAGGACAGCGGTTCCGAACAAAAATGCGGCCAAGTCAATCACGCGAACGGCAGAGAGTGTAAGTGCGCGCTTATACGTCGTTGCCGACGTGCGCTCAGAAAGGCAGTATAGGGGCTGTTATGGCGATCTACCATTTCTCGGCCAAGGTCATCAGCCGCGCCAACGGATCGAGTGCCGTTGCGAGCGCGGCCTATCGTGCGGCGGAACGACTGCACGATGACCGACTCGGGCGCGACCATGATTTCTCGAACAAGGCCGGCGTCGTCCATTCGGAAATCATGCTGCCCGATGGTGCGCCAGAGCGTTTAAACGATCGCGCGACCTTGTGGAACGAGGTCGAAGGGGCTGAGAAACGCAAGGACGCGCAGTTGGCGCGCGAGGTGGAGTTCTCGATTCCGCGCGAGCTGAACCAGCAACAGGGCATCCAGCTCGCCCGCGAGTTTGTCGAAAAGCAGTTCGTGGAACGCGGCATGGTCGCGGACATGAATGTGCATTGGGACATGGGGCAGGACGGGCAACCAAAGCCGCACGCGCATGTCATGCTGTCGATGCGCGAGGTAGGGCCGGAGGGCTTCGGCCAAAAGGTGCGCGAGTGGAACAGCACGGCGCTCTTGCAGGAATGGCGCGAGGCGTGGGCCGATCACGTCAACGAGCGCCTGGCCGAGCTGGATATTGATGCCCGCATAGATCATCGCACGTTGGAGGCGCAGGGGATCGACCTTGAGCCGCAACACAAGATCGGGCCGGCGGCGTCGCGGATGTCCGAACAGGGGCTTGAGGCCGAGCGGGTCGAGGACCATGCCCGGATCGCGCGCGAGAATGGCGAGAAGATCATCGCCAATCCGCAAATCGCGCTCGATGCGATCACCCGGCAACAGGCGACGTTCACGCGGCGCGACCTGGCGCAGTTCGCGTTCCGGCATAGCGACGGCAAGGACCAGTTCGACCAGGTGATGAGCGCGGTGCGGACCTCGCCCGAGCTGGTGGCGCTGGGGAAGGACGGGCGCGGCGAGGATCGGTTCACGTCGCGCGAGATGATCGAGACGGAGCAGCGGTTGGAGCGCGCCGGCGATCGGCTTGCCGATCGGGGCAGGCATGGTCTCCCGGCAACGTCGCTGCAAAATGGGGGGCGGGACGCTGCCGGGAGTGATGGCCTGATGTTGGGGGACCAGCAACGGGACGCGCTGGCGCATATCACCGGCAAGAACGACCTGGCAATCGTCGTCGGCTATGCCGGCACCGGCAAATCGACCATGTTGGGCGTGGCGCGCGACGAATGGGA includes:
- a CDS encoding fimbria/pilus outer membrane usher protein; the encoded protein is MPKGPPLSATARSGDMISLLLEIRVNGWTAPVIGHFRQQGARLAIRADQFEDSGFRRNGAMISTIGDGEWIWLDRLAGVSWVVDAHAQSIEITAPPSLLREAAYSLDTRRPVQSRSDWGAMLSYDLYGQWSPGSSGLYAPGLSANLDARIFSPHFTAASSGLLNLRDRGRYVRLDSSIVFDKVNSSESLRLGDGYTAGPGWVRTLRFGGIQWARNFSLRPDIVTAPVARLSREVAVPSTLDLFVNGIRSYSRGVNPGTVRLDDLPVATGSNRVQMILTDESGRRTEVSLPFYSSSRLLAAGMTDFNIEAGFPRLSYGDRSNDYGRFFASGSVSRGMSDRLTLRAYAAGARGYGGGGVGATVQVGVLGLVDGALLASGGHAGTGLGYHIGIEHVGRSFSLSGGYTHGGRRYRDLAQTFDAPAFVDQARASMGLGLGDAGNLNLAYVWTRRTGEAASGIASATYRVEVGRRHGIGLSLSGYADTRQKGWGALLSLSFRFGRHGQVYSQQSWREGRLESSVQVNGQSGDQRFNWQIEGSRGRSDALALQGNWRGSALGLYGRIDHIGGMTGVQGDLRQSLIVMDDRLFVSRIVDNGFTVVDVSGQQGVRVSLENRLVGQTDATGRLLVPGLQPYVGNRIAVNPLDLPANAEIRQTEQLVAPRAGGGLVTRFAVREERSALVTLVTGQGVHPPAGSSVTLENHENAMVLGYDGKAYVRGIGPGQNRLKVAWPEGACVAIFDAPPRSRDKIPQIGPLICAP
- a CDS encoding Csu type fimbrial protein, which gives rise to MTASCHVVVSSLVFPPYDGAAHGRSSAIGTIQIDCPPDVEPSNPRISLSPGGSGRFAERQMTSGKESLRYNLYLGPSHLRVIGDGSGGSEAMTAASAHSPSRAVFTIYGRILAGQAVSPGQYSDDLTIQMEF
- a CDS encoding type IV secretory system conjugative DNA transfer family protein, encoding MSGPVVGEEGNAGCILAAGGAFAVLFGTAWLLEKVMPTSIASTIAWVALVVFLVLVWKYGFKGRRNALLGSAAFGGIDDVRALASNKGDLLIGRSFRTGKLLRYDGPAHLLTMAPTRSGKGVGTIIPNLLTIDRSVICIDPKGENARVTARTRATKGKVWCLDPFGVSGQPAARYNPLDRLDPESLDLAEDAMTLADALVHDSAGQGGEAHWNEEAKALIAGLILYGVVHEDRERRTLATVRDYLTLAPKDFADLLARMQDSHGAGGLIARAANRHLGKSDREAAGVLSSAQRHTHFLDSPRIVASTSASDFTFAGLKEGVSTVFLCLPPDRLDAYSRWLRLLIAQALTDMARSAVKPARPVLFLLDEFAALGRLEPVERAMGLMAGYGLQLWPILQDMHQLRALYGERAGTFLSNAGVLQAFGVNDHATAELLSKSMGQETLEFRTAGYSETHGSIFERAKHTRSISTQVSARNLMNPDEIMRMGPDEQLLLIQGKDPLRVQKIRYYDQREFAGSFDQA
- a CDS encoding IS6-like element IS6100 family transposase, yielding MTDFKWRHFQGDVILWAVRWYCRYPISYRDLEEMLAERGISVDHTTIYRWVQCYAPEMEKRLRWFWRRGFDPSWRLDETYVKVRGKWTYLYRAVDKRGDTIDFYLSPTRSAKAAKRFLGKALRGLKHWEKPATLNTDKAPSYGAAITELKREGKLDRETAHRQVKYLNNVIEADHGKLKILIKPVRGFKSIPTAYATIKGFEVMRALRKGQARPWCLQPGIRGEVRLVERAFGIGPSALTEAMGMLNHHFAAAA
- a CDS encoding conjugal transfer protein TraD; this encodes MRKVRDYDAELKALGDKARALKAKKVQQLGELVTSTGADALDPDMLAGVLLAAVGSANAEEKEAWRSRGAAFFQGRGRKAWRRTGCDGEGGKQTGASEEQA
- a CDS encoding fimbrial biogenesis chaperone, with protein sequence MQEQSVKRLSLLGMVVAGMVAAMPARAQELGISPVRVEMMGDARAATLTVRNTSDAPVNLQVRAMDWQQVEGAERFKPTEMLMASPPITSLGPGETQVVRLVADGLPPTAVEKAFRLVLDQIPSVAPLEGAGMRIQLRVLVPVFVLPKGNLRPMLHWSARREGESLILTVVNDGARHDRLLNLKVTTGAGVPIAIPSTNTGYVLSGGSQSWTVRTALAGIRSLRISGDGEFGGISADVPIVP
- a CDS encoding Csu type fimbrial protein produces the protein MRMLAAALIAAAVLPTSAYAGTATGTFKVQTNVVASCKLTPQDINLGSYDPTSEEALSGSGVVSVMCTKGTTPILSYDGANGQGQTQYMVGTSTSSKLSYNLYSDSNHSTNLVGQNTTLQTSDGSTAQTMAVYAKVAGGQNVPADSYVDTVTVTATF
- a CDS encoding conjugal transfer protein TraD — translated: MARRERTRHLIELGGLVQKAGLVELADDDRATLYGAMLELAGRVREDKAGDLLVLWKRRGRRAFDAEAEEQEDSQ